A single Deltaproteobacteria bacterium DNA region contains:
- the meaB gene encoding methylmalonyl Co-A mutase-associated GTPase MeaB, with amino-acid sequence MTTSTETLIAGVLTGQTKSLAKAITLLETSRADQRQLADQLLTALLPHSGRSLRIAISGPPGVGKSTFIEAFGEHLLKSGHRLAVLAIDPSSPVSGGSIMGDRLRMENLAKSSDAFIRPSPSSGMLGGTARRTRETIIACEAAGFDVICIETVGVGQSETLAASMTDLFILLSLPNSGDEVQGIKRGILELADFVVITKADGASKQAAELAKFQIEQALMLTRHDSKFPPQVSTVSSIQGRGIKELYNAVAETAAKLRLTDDFAKKRRNQAIAWFRSAFIEHVIADADRKLQTLAAAVLDDVAKGKIAPSIAAAKLAATIISK; translated from the coding sequence ATGACAACCAGTACAGAGACACTTATAGCCGGCGTGCTGACAGGCCAGACCAAATCTCTGGCCAAAGCTATCACTTTGCTTGAGACATCGAGAGCCGATCAAAGACAATTAGCTGATCAACTGCTCACCGCTCTACTTCCCCATAGTGGTCGTTCTCTGCGAATCGCGATTAGCGGGCCACCAGGAGTTGGAAAAAGCACGTTCATCGAGGCATTCGGAGAACATTTGCTCAAATCTGGCCATCGTCTTGCCGTGCTGGCGATTGACCCCTCGTCTCCTGTATCAGGGGGCAGTATTATGGGTGATCGACTAAGAATGGAGAATTTAGCCAAATCTTCCGATGCTTTTATACGTCCCTCACCTAGCTCCGGTATGCTTGGCGGCACTGCTCGGCGCACGAGAGAAACCATCATCGCCTGCGAAGCTGCAGGATTTGATGTAATTTGCATAGAAACTGTAGGTGTTGGTCAAAGCGAAACTTTAGCCGCTAGTATGACTGATTTGTTTATTTTACTTTCACTCCCAAATTCTGGAGATGAAGTACAAGGAATCAAGCGCGGAATTTTAGAGCTTGCTGATTTCGTTGTAATCACCAAGGCAGATGGGGCATCGAAACAGGCTGCCGAGCTCGCCAAATTTCAAATTGAGCAAGCATTAATGTTAACCCGCCATGACAGTAAATTCCCCCCTCAAGTCTCGACTGTAAGCAGCATACAGGGCAGGGGGATCAAAGAGCTATATAACGCCGTCGCTGAAACTGCCGCGAAGCTTAGACTCACAGATGATTTCGCAAAAAAAAGACGCAACCAAGCAATCGCCTGGTTCCGTTCTGCATTTATAGAACATGTCATCGCGGATGCTGATCGGAAGCTCCAGACTCTAGCTGCCGCAGTGCTTGATGATGTTGCCAAAGGCAAGATTGCACCAAGTATTGCGGCTGCTAAATTGGCAGCGACTATAATCAGTAAATGA
- a CDS encoding iron-sulfur cluster assembly accessory protein has translation MQVTGIRLTERAIEAVLELQRVNAQFSESILRLYIDGKGCDGFYYGVTFSDQLEGDVEVLTKPIRVFIDQNSLEFMRDAIIDWVDDDRGRGFLVENPHHGKFRGKFFKRQAWQEKLSSSSQSPI, from the coding sequence ATACAAGTGACAGGTATAAGATTGACAGAACGTGCAATTGAAGCTGTGCTTGAGCTTCAACGAGTCAACGCGCAATTCAGCGAGAGTATTCTACGGTTGTACATTGACGGCAAAGGGTGTGACGGATTTTATTATGGGGTCACCTTTTCCGACCAACTTGAGGGCGACGTTGAGGTATTGACGAAACCAATAAGGGTGTTCATCGATCAAAATTCTTTAGAGTTTATGAGAGATGCGATTATCGATTGGGTCGATGATGATCGCGGCAGAGGATTTTTGGTAGAAAATCCGCACCACGGCAAGTTTAGAGGTAAATTTTTCAAACGACAGGCTTGGCAAGAAAAGCTCAGTTCTTCTTCTCAATCACCAATTTAG